ACAAGTTCTATTTACAAAAGAAGCTAGAGGAGATAATGTCCAGTCATTTCTTGTATTTTCCTTACCTCTTTTAAAGTCTATTTTTATATTTTTTATATTTTCATCAGAAGAAAGTCCTGTTTCATCATCATTATTTACCTGAATAGCAATTGTAGCATTTTGATTAAAATTCAATGAATTATATTCACTACTATTAAATAATCGTAATGAAAGTGTATTCTCTGTTCTTCCATCATTTAAAACATTTGGAACATTTATCCATTGAGCAACAAAAGGAAATATTGCTTTTTTATCCAATTTTTCAATAGCTAAATCAATAGTAGTTTCACTTGAATTGTTCCAATTAACATCTTGTTTTCCCTCTTCACTAACACACAAAGAAGGAACCTCAAGACCAGAATGTTTAATATAATTAAAATGGATTTGTAGAAAGGTTCCTTTATATTTTAAATCATTTTTAATTATTAAGTTAAATATTTCTAATGAAAAAGGATTTTCAAAAGAATAACTCAAAGCTTTATTCCCTTGATATAAAAAGAAAATGTAATCATAACTTTCATCTTCAGTTTTTATTTTATAAGTCCAATCTTTCGTTTTTAATTTTTGTTCACAATTTTCTTTTAATGGAGCTATTTGCTGATTTTTCCCAAGCTTTAAATAGAAATGAAAATGATCATTACTTACTGTTTTATTATTTGATTGATTAAAAGTAATTTTTCTTTCAGCCTTTAATTGAATGTTAATTGCTGCTATAGGTCCTTTTTCTTCTGAGAAAAGGGTATTTGGTCTTTCTGGATAATCAGCATATGTTAAACTAAACTGAAATGGCACTGATGATAAATCTTCTTTCATCTTTTAACTATTTAATAACCCCTACTCTATTCAATACAGGCTTTTCGGATATCGCCTTTTGTCAAATACAAATGTCAACAGAACTGAAAAATATATGTATAGGGCTTTCTCTATATTAAAAAAAATAGGGAATTTACTATCTTACCTTTTTCAATGTTTTAAGCATAAAAAAGGAATCAATCTAGTCTAGATTGATTCCTTTTTTTTATACTGTTTACGTTTCAAAATAAACGTATGCTATTTATGGATTTGATTAATCCAATAGTATTAAGTTATTCGGATCTATTAATTTATTTTGGACTGCATACATAATAAGTCCTACAGAGTTTCTTACTCCTGTTTTAACGAGTAAATTACTTTTATGCATTTCAACTGTTTTTGGTGAAATAAACAGCCTGTCCGCAATTTCTTTTGTGGTTAATTGTTGACACAAGAGTTCTAAAACCTCTAGTTCTCTTTCCGAAAGACTGTCTTTAGAATTAAGATGTAACTTCGGACTTTTTGTAGCCACTTGCTTTCGTAAACTAACAATTTGTTCCTCTAAAAAATAATGTCCATATTCATATACTCTATATATAATTTCTATCAATTCTTCTGGATCAATTTCTTTTGGCAGAAAAGCATCACATCCTAGCTTTAACATTTGCCCCATATAAGAAGCATCATAATGACTAGACATCACAATAACCTTAGGACTTTCTTCCATTATAGATAACTTCTCTAATACTTCTAATCCACTACCATTTTTCATACGTAAATCCAAGAGTACAACATCAGGAATTGTTACATTGTTTCCGAATTCTTCTAAAAACTGATTTCCGCTATTAGCAATATAAAGTGTTTTAATAGTACTATTTCGTTCAAAAAAATCTCGCAATAGTGTAGACACCATTATATCATCATCTACAATTGCAATTTGAATTATGGGAGTTTGTCTTTTCATCTCTATAATTTAAGGTAAGTTTACTTTTAATAAAAAGCTTGTTTTAATATCTGGGATACTTTTAAATTTATGAATTCCGTTTAACAATTGTGTTCTTGCTGTTATATTTTTCAACCCCAATCCAGCAATATTAGAATCTTTAAAGCCAACACCATTATCTTCTATTTTTAATGCAACATTGCTTTTAGTAACTCTTAATAAAAATACAATTTTAGTCGCATTCGCATGTTTTATAATATTTGTGGTTACTTCTTGTACAATTCTTACCAATTGTAATTTAACACTTGCTTCAACTTTACTATTATCATGTATAACACTATGTATTTGAACTTCTGTACTTGCCTCTAAATCTAGAATTAATTTGGCTAACAACTCTTCTACCGGTGTTTCTTCAATAAGCGGAGGCATTAAATCATATGAAATCAATCGCACTGTTTTAATACACTCTTTAAGCTTTTCGTTTACAGCTTTTTCATCCTCTTTTTTTGATAATCGAATAACATTTAATTGCGAAACTATTCCGTCATGAATATCTTGCGCAATTCGGTTCCGTTCTTTTTCTTGTGTAAGAATGGTCGTTTTTAATAATTCTTTTTGATACGAGATTATTAAATCGTGTTTTTTCTTTTCTTCCGTTTTAATTTTTTTAACATGAATTTTTAAAAACAAAATTAAAAAGAACAACAAAACAACAATTATAAAAAGACCTAGTACTAACCATATAACAGGTATTATTGAACCTTCAAAATTTTCCATAAATAATACACAAATGAGATATAAAACAACTGTAAAAACACAGCTCTAAAAAACCAAAACCAACTAACTAGTGTAAGGTTATTATTTATTAAATAGCTTGTAGCTATTGCCAAAAAAGCATCAATACAAAAGAAAAAAAGAATGCTGCTATTTAAAATGATTTCATACTTACAAGGCTTAATATCTTCTTTTAAAAAGCTATAGAAATACATCAAACTATAAAAAGTAATCGTTAGTGAATAAACAAAACGACCATCAAATTGCAAATAGTTTTCAGGTACTACAACACTCGTTAACAATACTAATACACCAATACTAATTACCCATACTTTAAATTCATTTTTAAATAAACTAACTTTTGAAAAATAAAAAATTGTAAAAAAAACAAAATGCACAAAAAAGGAAACTAACATTAATAACCTCACATTATTATTAACAACAAAAGGAAATACAGAAACAATTTCTATTATAAATAATAGTGCAATGTAAATCCAATTATGCTTTTTTTGCATTAAACAACACGATATAACACCCCATAAAAACAAAATAGAAATTGATACGGAACTAAAAATATAACCAATTAAACTATCCAATTTAACTTAATAAATTAAAAGCATGATTCTCTGTAAAACCAAATGGAGGTCTCGGAATGGTAACATCTTCAGAATCGGATACATTACCCGTACTAGGCAATTTACCCTTCTTTAAAAACCCTTTTTCACTACATAAAATCACTTCTATTTCATCTTTAAACGTAATTTCTTTATTTGAATTTACTTCATCTTTAAGCTTTATATCATTCAACCCAAAAAACAAAAAAACTTTATTCTTTTCACTCTCATTAAAAAGTGTTTCAAAATCTCCCCATGGAATGGTAAACACTCTAACAACTTCTGACTTTTTATGTTTATTTTCCGGCTTATTCATTGCATTTATTTTTTTATAAGCCCATTTATTAGAAAACAAAAACCACTTAAAAGCTCTTTTCGCTGCGCAATGATCACTAATTCCATCCTCATCCCTTAACCCTATCGACCCTAACTCCATGCTCAAATCCTCTTCATCTCCCCCCTCTAAAAACTCTTTTGTAAAATTCTTGTAAAATAAAGTCTTGCCTAATATATTTTTACATGAATTAGAACCTATCAATTTAGCGTCAGAAATAGAGTCTATTAAATAAAACACTGTTTCAAACTCAAGTACTCCAATATATAAATGAACACATGGTAAAGGCTTATTTCCTCTCTTACTTTTATATCCTTCCTCTTCAATTACATTTTTCCACGAGTTGTACTCCTTTCTCTTAACTTCAAAACCAGCACCAGAAGTTAAAAAGGTTAAACCCAATTCCGTGTTACGAATTTGATCCCACTTTCTAATACTCTTCTTAACAATATCTATATTCATAACTATTTATTTTATTTAAGCAATATACTTTTAAAATAAAAAGCAAAACATAAAAACGCCTTAAGCGATATAGTTCTTGTCATAAGCGACACAAAAACATGTTTTATTGTTTTATGCTAATCGCTCATAAATATTATTTAAATAAAATTGGAGTAACCTAAGTAGATCAAATATGGTTTTAACAATCTAAAAATCAAAATTCAAGTGCTAAATTTTCAGTTTTTAGAGCATAAAAAAAGCTTCACATTTCTGTGAAGCTTTGCTACTATTAGTAGCGGGAACTGGACTCGAACCAGTGACCTTCGGGTTATGAGCCCGACGAGCTACCTACTGCTCTATCCCGCGATTTCGAGTGCAAATATACATTCTTTTATTTCATCTAACCAAACAAAATGCACTTTTAAAACAACATATTTCTTAACCACCACATTAACAACACCATAAAAAAAACTATTTTTAATTTAAACAACTTATCTTTGCACTATGACACATAAAGCAGGATTTGTAAACATCATCGGAAACCCAAATGTTGGGAAATCAACCTTAATGAATGCATTAGTTGGTGAGAAATTATCTATCATTACTTCTAAAGCACAAACTACCAGACATCGTATTTTAGGAATTGTGAATGATGACGACCATCAAGTTATATTTTCTGACACTCCAGGAATTATTAAACCTGCTTATGAACTACAACAATCAATGATGGATTTTGTAAAATCGGCTTTTGATGATGCTGATATTTTAATTTACATGGTTGAAGTTGGAGAAAAAGAATTAAAGAATGAAGCGTTTTTTAATAGAATAATTCACAGTGAAATTCCTGTAATTTTATTATTAAACAAAATAGATAAATCTTCACAAGAAGAGGTTGAAGAAAAAATTGAATATTGGAAAAATAAAGTGCCTAATGCTTTTGTTTATGTAATTTCTGCCCTAGAAAAGTTTAATGTCGATTCAGTTTTTACAAAAATTAAAGAATTACTACCAGATGCACCTGCTTTTTATCCTAAAGATCAGTTAACTGATAAACCTGAACGATTTTTTGTGAACGAAAAAATACGTGAAAAAATTCTAACGCACTATAAAAAAGAAATTCCGTATTCTATAGAAGTAGAGACTGAAGAGTTTTTTGAAGAAGAAACTATTATAAAAATCCGTTCAGTAATAATGGTTGAACGCGATACTCAAAAAGGTATAATTATAGGTCATAAAGGAGCAGCTCTTAAACGTGTAGGTACAGAGTCTCGTAAAGATTTAGAATTATTTTTTGACAAAAAAGTATTTTTAGAATTATATGTAAAAGTGAATAAGAACTGGCGTTCAAATGACCGACAATTAAAACGCTTTGGTTACAAAGATTAATTTATCTTTTTTAATAACAACTTAGTAAAATTCTTTAAACTTTTCATTTGCTTTTCACCTGTAGACCTACCTATAGTCCCTGCAAAATAAAGTATTACCCATACTATTGGTAAAACTACTAGCATTACTATAGGAAATATTGACCCTTTTTGTAAAGACCAATTGGTATACGCAATAACTCCAAAGATTAAAAAAGCAGTAGCTACAACAAAATGCAAGAACATAAAAAAGGTCCATACCTGTGGTTTTGGGCCAAATAACCCTTTTATTTTTGAAGTTTCTTCGGTTATACTTTCTATCTCTAACGATAATTGAGGAGACCAAAAATGAGTTTCCTTATCGGGTATATCAATAATCACATGAGTATCTACAACCTTCATTTTATATCTAGTTTCATCAGATAAGTAATTTTTAATTTCGCTCATTAAAACCTCAGAATTCATTTCAAAATCAATTTGAAACCTTGGTTTTAAAAAAATCTGATTATACAGTTGATCCTCCATATTTTAAAGTTATTAGCCCACAATGTACTAAAATATAGTATACTATTTAAAATTCGGCTTAAAATCATAACGTAAGTTGTATCTTTGCACAAATTTTTTTGCAAAATGAGTAGTATTGTAGCCATTGTTGGAAGACCTAATGTAGGTAAATCAACCTTATTTAATCGTTTAGTACAACGTCGTGAAGCTATTGTAGATTCTGTTA
This genomic stretch from Tenacibaculum sp. Bg11-29 harbors:
- a CDS encoding response regulator transcription factor → MKRQTPIIQIAIVDDDIMVSTLLRDFFERNSTIKTLYIANSGNQFLEEFGNNVTIPDVVLLDLRMKNGSGLEVLEKLSIMEESPKVIVMSSHYDASYMGQMLKLGCDAFLPKEIDPEELIEIIYRVYEYGHYFLEEQIVSLRKQVATKSPKLHLNSKDSLSERELEVLELLCQQLTTKEIADRLFISPKTVEMHKSNLLVKTGVRNSVGLIMYAVQNKLIDPNNLILLD
- a CDS encoding sensor histidine kinase codes for the protein MENFEGSIIPVIWLVLGLFIIVVLLFFLILFLKIHVKKIKTEEKKKHDLIISYQKELLKTTILTQEKERNRIAQDIHDGIVSQLNVIRLSKKEDEKAVNEKLKECIKTVRLISYDLMPPLIEETPVEELLAKLILDLEASTEVQIHSVIHDNSKVEASVKLQLVRIVQEVTTNIIKHANATKIVFLLRVTKSNVALKIEDNGVGFKDSNIAGLGLKNITARTQLLNGIHKFKSIPDIKTSFLLKVNLP
- the era gene encoding GTPase Era → MTHKAGFVNIIGNPNVGKSTLMNALVGEKLSIITSKAQTTRHRILGIVNDDDHQVIFSDTPGIIKPAYELQQSMMDFVKSAFDDADILIYMVEVGEKELKNEAFFNRIIHSEIPVILLLNKIDKSSQEEVEEKIEYWKNKVPNAFVYVISALEKFNVDSVFTKIKELLPDAPAFYPKDQLTDKPERFFVNEKIREKILTHYKKEIPYSIEVETEEFFEEETIIKIRSVIMVERDTQKGIIIGHKGAALKRVGTESRKDLELFFDKKVFLELYVKVNKNWRSNDRQLKRFGYKD
- a CDS encoding GTP-binding protein, translating into MEDQLYNQIFLKPRFQIDFEMNSEVLMSEIKNYLSDETRYKMKVVDTHVIIDIPDKETHFWSPQLSLEIESITEETSKIKGLFGPKPQVWTFFMFLHFVVATAFLIFGVIAYTNWSLQKGSIFPIVMLVVLPIVWVILYFAGTIGRSTGEKQMKSLKNFTKLLLKKIN